A region of the Arthrobacter sp. FW306-07-I genome:
GACCTCGGATGAAGAGGCAAGACAACACCTTGTGGACGCGGACGCTGTCCTGACGACCTACCATCCGCTGCCCGCCGACGTCCTGGCCACCATGCAGCAGGCCAGAATCATCGCCCGGTACGGCATCGGCGTGGACAACATCGACCTGGCGGCCGCCGAATCCCGGGGCATCACAGTCACCAATGTTCCTGACTACTGTGTTGAGGAAGTGGCCGAACATGCGGTGGCGATGGCTTTGGCGATCCATCGGCGGTTGCAGGACGCCGATGCTGCAACCCGCAGGGGAGACTGGCGCATTTCCTCCGTCCGCCCCATCCACCGCTTGTCCACCTTGACCGCGGGATTCCTTGGATTCGGCAGGATCGGGCGGAAGGTCGCGGCCACCATGGCCACCTTGGGCTGCCGCATCATCACCCATGACCCCTATGCGTCCAAGCTTCCGCCCTCGGTAACCGCTGTCAGCCTCGACCTACTCCTCGCACAGTCCGACCTCCTCTTCCTCCACGCACCGCTGACACCAGATACGCACGGAATCATCAGCGCCGACGCTATAACCCGCATGCCGCCGAAAGCCATGGTCATCAATGTCGCACGCGGCCCCCTCGTCGTCCTGGAAGACCTACTCGCAGCCCTCCGCGATGGCCGACTCGGCGGTGCAGGTTTGGATACCTTCCCGGTGGAACCGGTGGATCCTGAACTACTTACAGACATCCCGAACCTGTTGGTCAGCCCGCATTCCGCATACTACTCAGAGGAAGCACTCAAAGAATCTCAACGCAAAGCCGTAGGACAGATCATCAAAGTCCTTTCCGGACAAAAAGCGGACTACGCCCTGGCCGGGTCATAAGACTCCGATCCGAACTGGACGTATTTCGCGCCGGAAAGCGAGGCACTTGGAGGATCACTTCCAAGGTGTGGGTCTCAAGTAACGTCGCGCCCAGATAGCCCCACCTTGTTGGCCTCTCAGCGAGCACACCAAGCGCCGATAGTGAAGATTCCGTCAACCTGGCGAGGATCGAACAAGTTGCGCTGGTGGCTCTGTGCCGTCCACAGTTTGGGGGTCAATTCGGGTATCCGGGCTGGAGATTGGGTGCCCTGGCTTAGCTCCCAAACCAGCAGTAGCCGTTGATAACCCATGAGAATTGTCCCTGGATGTGGGCGGCGGAACCTACCTCAGCGGACTCGGATTGAAGTCCCTTATTCCTGGGTGGCCCCGCAGGGCATTTGCGTCGGGTTGGGGCGCACATCAGCCGGGTGGGCCTTGGGTGGTTGCCGATTATTGCAGGTCTCCGTTGCCGCTGTTCTCGTGCCGATGGTGCGACTTGTTCCGTCAAGCTTCTCCGGGAGAGGTAAATCCCACGAGTGGCTCCGAAGCCTCAGCGGTCCTATTTATCTTTTGGTTTCCCGGGTATAGCTGTCACGAACGCTTCCGGCGGCGCTGGCATCGCCTGCCGGCTTAGGCGTCGGGCAGATTCGAACCATTCTTGTATTGGGAATGGTTATTGGAAGTGTCGTCGCGGGCTATAAGCAGGGCGACGAGTAGATCGGTGCGGTGATGCCCGTCCAAGGGTTAGCTCTGACGCGGTTTCGGTGCCGGTTCGGACTCCCAGAAGTCCAGCGAGTCCAGCCATCGCACGAGCAGGTCGCAGGTGCTTTGAAAGTGTTCAAACATGAGTTTCCGGGCCGCTGCGGCGTCACCCGTTTCAATCCGATCGATTACGGCCGTGTGCCCGAAGCGGTTGATCTCGGCCCAGCCCGGAACGGAGTGAAAAGACGAATCGAATCTCAGAGGCACGAGTCGTCGTGCGGCCTCGGCGAACCATAGCAGCTTGGGAGCGTCGGCCATGGTGTGGATGGTGGTGTGAAGGTTGGCATTGAGTTCCAGTGCTGTGGTGGTGTGGTGGTCATCCAGTTTGTGCAGCTCGTCGTCGATGTTGCGGAGGACAATGATGCCTTCTGGGTCATCGCGCGTGGCTGCACGGGCCGCTAGTTCACCTTCCGCGGTGGCCCACATGAAGTATGTGTCGACGACGTTGTCGCGCCGCATCGGAACAACCCGGAACCCGCGGTTCGGCTGGTGCACTACCCAGCCGTCTTGTGCCAGCTGCAGGAGGGCCTCCCGTACGGGAGTGATGCTCATGTCGAGCTTCTCGGCCAGGGGGGCGAGTCTCAATGCTTCCCCGTGTTTGACGTCGCCGCTGAGTATTTGGTCACGTATAAGCGATGCGACTTCTTGGCCCATCAACTCCCGTTTGCTGAGCTTTTGCATAAAAAATATTTTATCATGTGGTGATTCGAGGCCTTCTGAATTGTCTCGTCCTGGCAGTGCCTGCGCGAGTTGCCCAGGGACAGGATAGGGCAGTCATTCCGCATTGCCGAGGGATAAAACGGTGCCTTGACTATATTTCCAGGTGTCCAGAACATGGGCTTGGGGCTCTTGGTACCAACCCTCCCATGGTGCTGATGTGTAGCCTGCCATCGAATTGCCGTTGTCGTTGCTGGGCGCGGCGCTTCGATGGGCTACCTGGCCGCCTTGGCTCTCGGTGTGAGCGGCAGCAAGTCCGGCGCTCCACTGAACCGGTGTCATGTTTTCTCCCTGGCGGTTGACGATGGGCCGTTGCCTATATTGGCTGAGCTGTCCAGCAGCGCCCGTGAGGTGCTGCTGAACGTTCGAGCTATCGACCGCGTGGGCAGTGGAATGTTCTGGAGGGCAGCAGTTCATAGCTGCTGCGATCGGCGACCAGCGTTCTCCCGTCAGTCGCGTGCGGCTATTCACGCCGCATTGCCCAGCGGCTATAGCGTTTTCTACGACGCCGGTCCGGACTTAGCCGAACCCGCGCCAGAGCATTGACGCGTTGATTCCCAAAAGCTTTTCCGGTCATGGCGTGGCCACGGGTTGTTCAAGGTTTTCCTTCTCATGGAGGGGTAGGGGTGTTGTTTTCGAAAAGCCCTTGAGATCGAATTCGGCATCCATTACCTGTTCGGGCATGAGTGGAAGGCCCAGTTCGAGGATTCTGCGGGCTGCCATATGATCTGCGGGGCTGTTGACCGATTCCACGCCTGTCAGCTGGCTGCCGCTGAAGCAGTACACGGAAAAATTTCCGGTGGCGGGGGTTCCGCGGAGGATCGTTTCGTCGTCTGCGCCGATGATTCCGGCGATCTGTAGTTTTATGGGGCCTTGCTGCGACCAGAACCACGGGAGGTTTTTGTACGCCGTCGGTTTGCCGGTGAGGGTTTTGGCCAGGGTCCTGGCTTGGTCGGTTGCGTTCTGGACTGATTCGAGGCGGAGGCGCGTCCGCGCGTGGGTATTGGGGTAGTTGCTGCAGTCGCCGAGTGCGAATATGTGAGCGTCGGCTGTGCGGAGGCAGGAATCGACGGTGATCCCGTTGTTGACGTCGAGGCCTGTTTGTTCTGCCAGTTCGCTGTTGGGAAGAACGCCGACTCCGATGACGACGAGGTCGGCCGGGTATGTCGTGCCGCTGGTGCCCACAGCCCCTGTGAGCTTCCCATCCGTCCCGGTGAATGAGGCAACGCCCTCGCCCAGCCGCATGTTGATGCCGTTGCAGGTGTGGGTTTCTGCGAAGTAGGCCGACATGGTTGGCGAGAGGACCCGCGCCATAGGGCGGGGGGCGAATTCGAGGACGGTCACATCCAGTCCCCGTTGTCGGGCACCTGCGGCGAATTCCAGGCCTATGAATCCGGCCCCTACGACCACGACACGCCTTGCTGCTGTCATTGCTGTCTGCAGCGCCATGGCATCGTCCAACGTTCTGAGGTAGTGGATGCCCTTCAGGTCCACTCCCGGGATGGTCATTTCCCGGTTGCGCGCGCCGGTAGCGAAAACGAGCGACTCATACGGGACAGTGCGGCCGTTGCTGGTGCTGACAGTTTGCTGGTCTCGTTCGATGGCGAGCACCCTAATGCCCGGGTGGAATTGCACTCCTCGTTCGGCGAAAAACGTTTCGGCTCGCAACGGCAGGGGCTCAGCGCTGTCGTCGCCGGTGATAAAGTCCTTGGACAGTGGCGGGCGTTGGTAGGGCAGGTGGGGTTCATCCGCGAATAGGTCGATGGGACCTTGGTAGCCTTCGCTCCGGAGGGAGTCGGCCAGCTGGACGCCGGCCTGCCCTCCGCCGATGATGACGATGCCGCTCATTGTTCTGCCTGTGTCAGGGGAACGTCGACGGCGATCTCTTCGAGGGCGGGTCCGACCTTGATCTGGCAGCCGAGGCGCGATCGCTCCGCATCCCGGGGTGAGGAGGTGACTTCAAGCATCTCCTCTTCGTCCTCATTCATTCCAGGCAGGCAATGGAGGTAGTCCTCCCGGACGTAGACGTGGCAGGTAGCGCACATGGCCTGGCCTCCGCACTCCCCGATGATGCCGTCCACGCCGTTTGTGACGGCGGCGCGCATGACGGAGGTACCTGGGACGGCGTCGACAACGTCTGTGTTGCCGCTTGCGTGGTGGTAGAAGATCTTTGGCATTCTCTGGTTCCTAGCTGTTTGTGGCTTTGCCTGGGTGGTCAGGGGCGTCGTCCGACCAGGACCCGGGCGGCGTTCGTGACCATGATCTGGTGGATGGTTTCGTCGGACACGCCTCGTTCGCGTAGGGCGGGAAGGATGCGGTCCGAAATGTTGGCGTGGTGCCAGTTGGGG
Encoded here:
- a CDS encoding NAD(P)/FAD-dependent oxidoreductase; translation: MSGIVIIGGGQAGVQLADSLRSEGYQGPIDLFADEPHLPYQRPPLSKDFITGDDSAEPLPLRAETFFAERGVQFHPGIRVLAIERDQQTVSTSNGRTVPYESLVFATGARNREMTIPGVDLKGIHYLRTLDDAMALQTAMTAARRVVVVGAGFIGLEFAAGARQRGLDVTVLEFAPRPMARVLSPTMSAYFAETHTCNGINMRLGEGVASFTGTDGKLTGAVGTSGTTYPADLVVIGVGVLPNSELAEQTGLDVNNGITVDSCLRTADAHIFALGDCSNYPNTHARTRLRLESVQNATDQARTLAKTLTGKPTAYKNLPWFWSQQGPIKLQIAGIIGADDETILRGTPATGNFSVYCFSGSQLTGVESVNSPADHMAARRILELGLPLMPEQVMDAEFDLKGFSKTTPLPLHEKENLEQPVATP
- a CDS encoding C-terminal binding protein, producing MKVLLTDQVFPSVEIERTLLSEAGHELVIATSDEEARQHLVDADAVLTTYHPLPADVLATMQQARIIARYGIGVDNIDLAAAESRGITVTNVPDYCVEEVAEHAVAMALAIHRRLQDADAATRRGDWRISSVRPIHRLSTLTAGFLGFGRIGRKVAATMATLGCRIITHDPYASKLPPSVTAVSLDLLLAQSDLLFLHAPLTPDTHGIISADAITRMPPKAMVINVARGPLVVLEDLLAALRDGRLGGAGLDTFPVEPVDPELLTDIPNLLVSPHSAYYSEEALKESQRKAVGQIIKVLSGQKADYALAGS
- a CDS encoding 2Fe-2S iron-sulfur cluster-binding protein, whose protein sequence is MPKIFYHHASGNTDVVDAVPGTSVMRAAVTNGVDGIIGECGGQAMCATCHVYVREDYLHCLPGMNEDEEEMLEVTSSPRDAERSRLGCQIKVGPALEEIAVDVPLTQAEQ
- a CDS encoding GntR family transcriptional regulator, translated to MQKLSKRELMGQEVASLIRDQILSGDVKHGEALRLAPLAEKLDMSITPVREALLQLAQDGWVVHQPNRGFRVVPMRRDNVVDTYFMWATAEGELAARAATRDDPEGIIVLRNIDDELHKLDDHHTTTALELNANLHTTIHTMADAPKLLWFAEAARRLVPLRFDSSFHSVPGWAEINRFGHTAVIDRIETGDAAAARKLMFEHFQSTCDLLVRWLDSLDFWESEPAPKPRQS